In one window of Larus michahellis chromosome 10, bLarMic1.1, whole genome shotgun sequence DNA:
- the NINJ1 gene encoding ninjurin-1 isoform X4: MNINHYANKKSAAESMLDIALLMANASQLKAVMEQGPSFSFYIPLIVLISLSLFLQVMVGVLLIFLVKYDLNNPSKHGKLDFLNNLATGLVFIIVVVNIFITAFGVQKPVAESASRQ, from the exons ATGAATATCAACCACTACGCAAATAAGAAGAGCGCCGCGGAGAGCATGTTGGACATTGCCCTGCTGATGGCCAATGCGTCCCAGCTGAAAGCCGTCATGGAGCAAGgaccttctttttccttctacatcCCACTCATCGTTCTTATCAGCCTGTCGCTCTTCCTGCAAGTTATGGTGGGAGTGCTCCTGATATTCCTTG TAAAATATGACCTTAACAACCCTTCGAAACACGGAAAGCTGGATTTCCTCAACAACCTTGCGACTGGCCTGGTATTCATTATCGTGGTTGTGAATATTTTCATCACCGCCTTTGGAGTGCAGAAGCCAGTCGCTGAGTCGGCGTCGAGGCAGTAA
- the CARD19 gene encoding caspase recruitment domain-containing protein 19 isoform X4: MADQSYCHRLQHDMYFLTSNSRLNEQVVDKIILQLNRVYPQILTNAEAEKFRNPKASLHTRLSDLIKHLQKKGDRHCQEFYRALQINAEQLYNDLPSRKVLKTTDSTEIDTDKEKYMLNDRGPVFFLACFSVAAGFAIFWYCCNSDAKVIGRARRILGFSPIIIGRHVRNICMLYLEDLSRN, encoded by the exons ATCAGTCGTATTGTCATCGGCTGCAGCACGACATGTATTTTCTTACAAGCAATAGCCGTCTGAACGAGCAAGTGGTTGATAAAATTATTCTCCAGCTTAACCGAGTCTACCCCCAAATTCTTACcaatgcagaagcagaaaag TTCAGGAATCCAAAGGCATCACTCCATACCAGACTTTCAGATCTGATCAAGCACCTTCAAAAGAAAGGAGACAGACACTGTCAAGAGTTTTACAGGGCTCTGCAGATCAATGCTGAACAGCTGTATAATGACCTGCCAAGCAGGAAAGTCTTGA aaaCCACAGATTCCACAGAGATAGACACTGACAAGGAGAAATATATGCTAAATGACAGGG GTCCGGTGTTTTTCCTCGCTTGTTTTAGCGTTGCTGCAGGATTTGCGATATTTTGGTATTGCTGTAACTCAG ATGCGAAAGTCATAGGAAGAGCCAGGAGAATCTTGGGCTTTTCTCCTATTATCATAGGAAGACACGTTAGAAATATTTGTATGTTGTATTTGGAAGACCTATCAAGAAATTGA
- the CARD19 gene encoding caspase recruitment domain-containing protein 19 isoform X3, translated as MADQSYCHRLQHDMYFLTSNSRLNEQVVDKIILQLNRVYPQILTNAEAEKFRNPKASLHTRLSDLIKHLQKKGDRHCQEFYRALQINAEQLYNDLPSRKVLSPVFFLACFSVAAGFAIFWYCCNSDAKVIGRARRILGFSPIIIGRHVRNICMLYLEDLSRN; from the exons ATCAGTCGTATTGTCATCGGCTGCAGCACGACATGTATTTTCTTACAAGCAATAGCCGTCTGAACGAGCAAGTGGTTGATAAAATTATTCTCCAGCTTAACCGAGTCTACCCCCAAATTCTTACcaatgcagaagcagaaaag TTCAGGAATCCAAAGGCATCACTCCATACCAGACTTTCAGATCTGATCAAGCACCTTCAAAAGAAAGGAGACAGACACTGTCAAGAGTTTTACAGGGCTCTGCAGATCAATGCTGAACAGCTGTATAATGACCTGCCAAGCAGGAAAGTCTTGA GTCCGGTGTTTTTCCTCGCTTGTTTTAGCGTTGCTGCAGGATTTGCGATATTTTGGTATTGCTGTAACTCAG ATGCGAAAGTCATAGGAAGAGCCAGGAGAATCTTGGGCTTTTCTCCTATTATCATAGGAAGACACGTTAGAAATATTTGTATGTTGTATTTGGAAGACCTATCAAGAAATTGA
- the CARD19 gene encoding caspase recruitment domain-containing protein 19 isoform X1, whose protein sequence is MMIYKTYQSYCHRLQHDMYFLTSNSRLNEQVVDKIILQLNRVYPQILTNAEAEKFRNPKASLHTRLSDLIKHLQKKGDRHCQEFYRALQINAEQLYNDLPSRKVLKTTDSTEIDTDKEKYMLNDRGPVFFLACFSVAAGFAIFWYCCNSDAKVIGRARRILGFSPIIIGRHVRNICMLYLEDLSRN, encoded by the exons ATCAGTCGTATTGTCATCGGCTGCAGCACGACATGTATTTTCTTACAAGCAATAGCCGTCTGAACGAGCAAGTGGTTGATAAAATTATTCTCCAGCTTAACCGAGTCTACCCCCAAATTCTTACcaatgcagaagcagaaaag TTCAGGAATCCAAAGGCATCACTCCATACCAGACTTTCAGATCTGATCAAGCACCTTCAAAAGAAAGGAGACAGACACTGTCAAGAGTTTTACAGGGCTCTGCAGATCAATGCTGAACAGCTGTATAATGACCTGCCAAGCAGGAAAGTCTTGA aaaCCACAGATTCCACAGAGATAGACACTGACAAGGAGAAATATATGCTAAATGACAGGG GTCCGGTGTTTTTCCTCGCTTGTTTTAGCGTTGCTGCAGGATTTGCGATATTTTGGTATTGCTGTAACTCAG ATGCGAAAGTCATAGGAAGAGCCAGGAGAATCTTGGGCTTTTCTCCTATTATCATAGGAAGACACGTTAGAAATATTTGTATGTTGTATTTGGAAGACCTATCAAGAAATTGA
- the CARD19 gene encoding caspase recruitment domain-containing protein 19 isoform X2 encodes MMIYKTYQSYCHRLQHDMYFLTSNSRLNEQVVDKIILQLNRVYPQILTNAEAEKFRNPKASLHTRLSDLIKHLQKKGDRHCQEFYRALQINAEQLYNDLPSRKVLSPVFFLACFSVAAGFAIFWYCCNSDAKVIGRARRILGFSPIIIGRHVRNICMLYLEDLSRN; translated from the exons ATCAGTCGTATTGTCATCGGCTGCAGCACGACATGTATTTTCTTACAAGCAATAGCCGTCTGAACGAGCAAGTGGTTGATAAAATTATTCTCCAGCTTAACCGAGTCTACCCCCAAATTCTTACcaatgcagaagcagaaaag TTCAGGAATCCAAAGGCATCACTCCATACCAGACTTTCAGATCTGATCAAGCACCTTCAAAAGAAAGGAGACAGACACTGTCAAGAGTTTTACAGGGCTCTGCAGATCAATGCTGAACAGCTGTATAATGACCTGCCAAGCAGGAAAGTCTTGA GTCCGGTGTTTTTCCTCGCTTGTTTTAGCGTTGCTGCAGGATTTGCGATATTTTGGTATTGCTGTAACTCAG ATGCGAAAGTCATAGGAAGAGCCAGGAGAATCTTGGGCTTTTCTCCTATTATCATAGGAAGACACGTTAGAAATATTTGTATGTTGTATTTGGAAGACCTATCAAGAAATTGA